The genome window AAGATTTTTGAACATAGGGAGTGAAAAGAAGCTGAAAAAAGCCATCAAAATGATCAATATACTAGCTCAAGAAGTCATTAGACAAAGGCGAAAATTAGGGTTTTCGAATCATAAAGATCTTTTATCAAGATTCATGGGAACTATAGCCAATGAAACTTACTTGAGAGATATTGTGATTAGCTTTCTTTTAGCTGGCCGCGACACGGTTGCATCTGCATTAACAAGCTTCTTTTGGCTAATCGCGAGACATCCACAAGTGGTTGAAAAAATTAGAAATGAAGCTGATAAAGTTATTGGTAAAAACCACGAGATCACAAATTGTGAACAAATGAGAGAACTTCATTATTTGCAAGCAACAATTTATGAGAGTATGAGACTCTTCCCTCCAATCCAATTTGATTCAAAGTTTTGTTTGGAAGATGATTTTTTACCTGATGGGACTTTTATCAAGAAAGGAACTAGGATTACTTATCATCCTTATGCTATGGGAAGAATGGAAGCATTATGGGGTTCTGATTCTTTAGAATTCAAGCCAGAAAGATGGATTAATAAAGATGGCgttttttttcaagaaaatccTTTTAAGTATCCGGTTTTTCAAGCCGGAGTTAGGGTTTGTTTGgggaaagaaatggctcttgtTGAGATTAAAAGTGTGGCTCTCTCATTCCTCCAACGGTTTCATGTCGAATTAGTTCATCCATCACACCACACCCCTCGATTCTCTCCTGGTCTTACCGCCTCGTTTCGTGGCGGTTTACCAGTGTTTGTAAGAGAAAAGAGTTCTACTACTAGTGCCTGCAGCCTCAAGAAAAATTAATCTTGATAAAAACTTGCTTTTGCTTGTTGATAAATCTAagttttttgtttgtttgttttccCTTTTTTTTGTGGGCAAATTGTACCATTCAATAGGCACAATATTTCCCCCCTTTTTGGCCAGATTGGCTTTTTATGGGATGTCATATCTGATTCCTTTGATGTGATTCTACTTTCTTATGTAACTTTTCTTTTCCCCACTTATTATTGCCCGTTATAGAGATCGTTTGACAGTAATTGTATTACTTATCTTTCTCTGGTTGAAGCTTGTGCAAAAGTTGTATATACTTATTACTACCCAAATCATGGCAAATAAGCAATCTTCTCTCTAAAAAAGCGCTTTTCCTTAGAAAAAAAACACTTTCGGCTTCCTAAAAAATGACCAAACAGACAATTAGTTTGATCTTGCATGTGTTGGAAATCCGGTATATTCCAGCAGCGTACTATTGTTTGATCTCTCTTCAAAATGGGGATTTAACAAGCCGAGGTTTTTCATGACCCATAATAAAAATCAGAGAGAAAAAGATTGTGTAAATAACCATATGATAATTAAAATCTCCACATATCCAAAATAAAATGGAGGAATTAGAGAAAAAGTTATTTAAAAAGTACGAGAAATGTCAAAGAGAACAATTTCTTCGTAAGATTCAATCTTTGCTATTAATCACGGCACATGTTAGATTATTACAGTTCAGTTTAAAGTCTTAGGTGAAGTTATTACTACTCACGTGGCCGTTAAGGTGGGGTTTGGAGAAATTAGAAAATAGCcacttttttttataaaataaaaacggTAAAGTAAATATGAATAtaaagagaaactgatatattattcaatttcaaactCATGTcaataatgaactgaaatcttttttatttatagaagaaaggaagttgttgtgtaaactgcttgtaagctgctactgcaagctgctgtccAAGCTGCATATAAGCtgctattgtaccagatatagatactCTTCTACCGGGGACAATATTTATCCGTAACgtagtaccgaaaggataagttcattgtaccagatatagataatcttctaccgaggataatatttatccataatggagtaccgaaaggataagcttcttcaggaggcttattttcaatagagtactaaatagataaacatatttaaggcggagtcccatatggatagcttcttcaggaagcttatttacaacggagtactaaatgaacatccataatataatatatttataacacccctcctggatgttcattaaaagataatgtacctcgttaaaatcttactaggaaaaaccccgtaggaaaaaattctagtgaaggaaaaaagtACATATATCTAGTAATatgcattgctagctgcctcattacaAACCTTATAAAAAAACCTGTAGGAAAAACCTTAGTAGGGAAAAACGAGTAcagcgcgtattttactccccctaatcgatgaaaactttgtttcaaatatttgagtctctgcaTTCTAATCTTGTATACtgtcttctcaaaagttgaagttggtaaagatttagtgaacaaatctgCTTGATTGTCACCTGAACGTATTTGCTGCACATCGATATTACCATTCTTCTGGAGATCATGTGTGaagaataattttggtaaaatgtgTTTCATTATATCtgcttttatgaatcctccctttaattgggctatgcatgcaataTTGTCTTCGTATAATATTATGggtttttatcacattccaacccatatttttctcaaataaaatgaattactgatcacaaccatacacattccctacttgcttcatgaataactattatcttagcatgatttgaagaagtaacaacaatagattattttgtggagcgccatgatatgaaaatacctccacatataaacacatacccggtttgagatcaagctttatggggatcagataaataatatgcatctgcataaccaatacgATATGCACcacttttgttagcattagcaagatacataagtgcaccaattgcactgagatagagtatttcaggaccaaggacttcctcatcctcttctagaGGTCGGAACGGATCATTAtttacttcaagtgatcgaacacccATTTTTGTAATAAATGGGTgcactttgtccatgtaaaatcattttaagaccctttctctTTAGGCAGATTGATAGATAAAGATCCTGTCTACTAAATATTCAATTTACAGatcaagacaaagttttgtctttttaagatctttcatctcaaatgctttcttaagatatttaattaccttttggagctcttctaaaATTCCAACAAGatatatgtcatcaacataaataacaagtataacaaattttgatgccattttctttataaaatacatggacaaataacatcatttatataaccttcttttagcaaatattcactaaggcgattatatcacatgcgcccagattgattTAAACCATACAAAATCTTTGTAATTTGATCGAGTACATTTCTCGAGGCTTTGAATtatatgcttcaagcattttaaatccttcagggatattcatataaatttaatcaaatgagtcatataggttatgacttgcatttaaaTGGCATAACATcttcaggtgtttggactacaagtctgatcctcacaatcttttacaatattgcGTACTATATTGTATCAAGTATAttgtcgacgatcattttatatcggttcctaagcgacataacttgttgagatctcatcactttctttattttcaggtacctgaacttcttctggagtttcatgaaatgttatgtcatgAGCTCTTCTAGAGCCCATTTCCTCCCCATAATGATCATTTTCTCCTAtcatttttcaaggattgttacttttggaaccgatcggtttactacgcttcatgcgtgcagtaaactttatccttcagggattttagttttaataggagcattttgcagctgaaatatgatatttaattttggatcaacaaatgcttctggtatttgacttgaattatcttctaagttaggatcatattaatgataattcgattcatataacatatttttcagttatttattccatcccccaaatgttagaaaaactaacacatatccccaatcttctttgggaaacctatctttatgcattgtggtagagaaattaatcatataccacacatcgaaagttattagatagtaaaaatatttagtttctgatcctaaaccaattgtgaggagaggacatattatattttattggtctgatgcatacaagtgttgttgtatgcaattttacaaaatcttagaccaacacatgggattttgttctcataagcaatagtttagccattaataggaggtattcaatgctaaactagctaggatataaaccaacatcatcaagatgaactatcttgatttcataatctgaaaaatATGCTTTTAATTGAGAAatgcaatttcaaatgccaaactgcaagttgacaataaacacacataTAACAATCTCATTTAtacatctataagtggttcataTGATAtgtgaatgggcccatattcaccttttatatattctaaAATTCAGGggtcttagtcccaactttagttggtataatcaatttattatgagaacaagcaacacaagagaattcttgaaaaatcttctagttctttagtatatgcttatctgattTCTCAAATAGATCATTTAAAAATGACAaataaaaacttcaagtttatcatagCATGTGCTATCTCTTAGTAAACttacttttgcattagtaaacttttgATTTACTATGGCTATTTTTGTATCAACGAATTTCTAATTTACTATAGCTATTTTTGCCTCAataaaacttctgatttactgtgactgtttttgcattagtaaacttctggttcactgtgatacatgatatagtacaaattgaagaataaggcgggtaacttctcatatacatattattttaccccctatgattgtgaaaacatgaagattttcaatcttccattcatttgtagtctcaatatgatagtcatttgtattagtaaacttcatgtttactacaacatatgttttgaccataatcatataatatgaatgacatatttgtatataatcTCTTCGAGAACCttcatttattatccacaatctaatatttatcggATACTACTGGtatcatgtgtcttctagacaaacagctAGCTCTTCGGGAGTTGTTGGTATATTTtatactatcaaatattgctcagatacttctggtatcatgagagaaaattataatcaaataaacaatataaaACAATTGTTTAAGCACAAGAAAATACCCCTTCATAACATTTCCCTACTTCAGGAGGAATGTTCAATTtgttacttcttcaggagcaaatttaaaatataaaatattgagtatatattctctcaatcatatcaactcttctggaggtgaattataatatatttacatcaagagcgCGTTTATATTTACGGCTTTATTAaaattatcacattcacttcagggaatagattaatatttatcaaaaattctcatccttcaggaaatcgaacataattatctgaatacgcattaatcacatcaaattgtgatgcttcaacctcttttaaaatatttactacttcaggagcaaatcgaaacgtgcatgtaatatagaaaatatttctctagcttatctttatTTGTAACAATAGAAAACCTAAActatcacttctggtggtcataggcatataccatttcaaggtggttaacaaaatttagttacaatgagatatacgaaacataatggttgtatatttcttgcaaactctgctgAAGTCTAAGTGGATCTAATAATGTTATCCACTTATAATTAGAATAAAAACAAATATCAAAATAGGTACTgtatacgtaacatataaccaagcaagcaATGATACATATATTAAAATTTAAGCAAAATGCTCAAATTAAATTACGCAAATTTGGCCACTCCagatgtaagtgatatctacatcactactgccaagaagaaaaattcaccacctcaaggatataatctgccttatgatACTCGAaatgaacaagatctaaccacggAGGCAAGAGtgtcgccttacatcggagatgaacacacctcaaggatataatctaccttatgatgctcggaatgaacaagatctaaccacggAGGTAAGAGCGTCGCCTTGCATCGGAGATGAacactgaaatagaaattaaattcgaagtaagtgctcaaaatggcagtctcgtgttgataacgtgttataaaataaagaccgtaaagtaattataaagacaagtatagagagaaactgatatattattcaatttcaaactgatgtcaataatgaactgaaatctcttctatttatagaagaaatgaagatgctgtgtaagctgctactgcaagctgttgtgtaagttgctattgtaccagatatagataatcttctatcgggggtaatgtttatccataacgtaGTATTGAAAGGATAAGATTATTATAtcaaatatagataatcttctatcaggggtaatatttatccataacggagtaccgaaaggataagatTCTTCAGAAGGCTTATTTCCagtagagtactaaatagataaatatatttacgatggagtcccatatggataaactttttcgggaagcttatttacaatgaaatactaaatgaacatccatagtataatatatttataacattttTGACCTTTGGTATTAGAGTTTTAGCCAATATTTAAATAGGTATCAACTGCGAATAATTAGTATTTTGCTATTTCTTTCACATGGAAAAAGTTTCGAACATAAATACCCCCAACTAAGACATGAACAAGTCCAACACACTGTAGTTCAAAACCCAGCAACGATTCATGTGGTT of Nicotiana tomentosiformis chromosome 7, ASM39032v3, whole genome shotgun sequence contains these proteins:
- the LOC104085660 gene encoding cytochrome P450 94C1-like; translated protein: MASPYFFILFPLIISFFFLFFIFCYLVRLLFWCKCEICNSYISASWSSKFTNLCDWYTHLLKESPTRTIHIHVLGNTITANPENIEYMLKTRFENFPKGKTFSTILGDFLGRGIFNVDGDLWKFQRKMASLELGRNSIRSYAFEVIHNEIQQRLLPLLACVAEKDESLDLQDVFRRFSFDSICRFSFGLDPKCLELSLPISEFAISFDLASQLSAERAMNVSPIIWKIKRFLNIGSEKKLKKAIKMINILAQEVIRQRRKLGFSNHKDLLSRFMGTIANETYLRDIVISFLLAGRDTVASALTSFFWLIARHPQVVEKIRNEADKVIGKNHEITNCEQMRELHYLQATIYESMRLFPPIQFDSKFCLEDDFLPDGTFIKKGTRITYHPYAMGRMEALWGSDSLEFKPERWINKDGVFFQENPFKYPVFQAGVRVCLGKEMALVEIKSVALSFLQRFHVELVHPSHHTPRFSPGLTASFRGGLPVFVREKSSTTSACSLKKN